In one window of Caenimonas aquaedulcis DNA:
- a CDS encoding response regulator, with the protein MRILIAEDDQVLADGLLRSLRASGAAVDHVASGTEADAALMTNNEFDLLILDLGLPKLHGLEVLRKLRGRGSSMPVLILTAADGVEERVKGLDYGADDYMAKPFSLQELEARVRALTRRGMGGTSSTIKHGPLVYDQAGRVATIDGKMVELSARELGLLEVLLQRAGRLVSKDQLVERLCEWGEEVSNNAIEVYIHRLRKKIEKGPIRIATVRGLGYCLEKIPA; encoded by the coding sequence ATGAGGATTCTGATCGCCGAAGACGACCAGGTGCTCGCCGACGGGCTGCTGCGATCGTTGCGCGCGTCGGGCGCCGCGGTGGATCACGTCGCGAGCGGCACCGAAGCCGACGCCGCGCTCATGACCAACAACGAGTTCGACCTGCTGATCCTCGACCTCGGCCTGCCCAAGCTGCATGGACTCGAAGTGCTGCGCAAGCTGCGCGGCCGCGGCTCGTCGATGCCGGTGCTGATCCTCACCGCCGCCGACGGCGTGGAAGAGCGCGTGAAGGGCCTCGACTACGGCGCCGACGACTACATGGCCAAGCCCTTCAGCCTGCAGGAGCTCGAAGCGCGCGTGCGCGCGCTCACGCGGCGCGGCATGGGCGGCACCAGCAGCACGATCAAGCACGGCCCGCTCGTGTACGACCAGGCGGGGCGCGTCGCGACCATCGACGGCAAGATGGTCGAGCTCTCCGCGCGCGAGCTGGGCCTGCTCGAAGTGCTGCTGCAGCGCGCCGGCCGCCTCGTGAGCAAGGACCAGCTCGTCGAGCGCCTGTGCGAGTGGGGCGAGGAGGTGAGCAACAACGCGATCGAGGTGTACATCCACCGCCTGCGCAAGAAGATCGAGAAGGGCCCGATCCGCATCGCCACCGTCCGGGGCCTGGGCTACTGCCTCGAAAAAATCCCGGCGTGA
- a CDS encoding SPOR domain-containing protein, which translates to MLRLVVLALLLANAGYYAWSQNLLAPWGIAPAQQSEPHRVEQQLRPQAIRLVASDEAKRIEASTLARAPECLQAGLFDDTQTASLKLAMDGWPAGSWAFEGGVEPPRWIVYMGKYPSAENVSRKKAELRQLGISFESLINPSLEPGLSLGGYPTEAAAKQQLEALASRGVRTAKVVLEREEVRGQVLRLPAVDDSLRPRLDDLKTALGSRTLRACR; encoded by the coding sequence ATGCTGCGCCTCGTCGTGCTCGCGCTCCTGCTCGCCAACGCGGGCTACTACGCCTGGTCGCAGAACCTGCTCGCGCCCTGGGGCATCGCGCCCGCGCAGCAATCCGAGCCGCATCGCGTGGAGCAGCAGCTGCGGCCGCAGGCAATTCGCCTGGTCGCGAGCGACGAGGCCAAGCGGATCGAGGCATCCACCCTGGCACGCGCGCCCGAGTGCCTGCAGGCAGGCCTCTTCGACGACACGCAGACGGCGAGCCTGAAGCTCGCGATGGACGGCTGGCCCGCGGGCTCCTGGGCCTTCGAGGGCGGGGTGGAGCCCCCGCGCTGGATCGTCTACATGGGCAAATACCCGAGCGCCGAGAACGTGAGCCGCAAGAAGGCCGAGCTTCGCCAGCTGGGCATCTCCTTCGAGTCCCTGATCAACCCGTCGCTCGAGCCCGGCCTGTCGCTGGGCGGCTATCCGACGGAAGCCGCGGCGAAGCAGCAGCTCGAAGCGCTGGCGAGCCGCGGCGTGCGCACCGCCAAGGTGGTGCTGGAACGCGAAGAAGTGCGCGGCCAGGTGCTGCGCCTGCCGGCCGTGGACGACAGCCTGCGCCCCCGCCTGGACGACCTGAAGACCGCGCTGGGCTCCCGGACCCTGCGCGCCTGCCGCTGA
- a CDS encoding SET domain-containing protein — MSEKAVNGRVTEAAGPAASAADKKAGSRRIQVRRSGVHGKGVFAVQDIAEGETIIEYVGEIITWKAAQRRHPHDPKDPNHTFYFHVDEKRVIDAKVGGNSSRWINHSCDPNCEADEEDGRVFIKALRNIRAGEELNYDYGLIIDERYTPKLKAEYPCWCGSRNCRGTLLAPKRR, encoded by the coding sequence ATGTCAGAAAAAGCGGTCAATGGCAGGGTTACCGAGGCGGCCGGCCCGGCAGCCTCCGCAGCGGACAAAAAAGCCGGCTCCCGCCGGATCCAGGTGAGGCGTTCCGGGGTACACGGCAAGGGGGTGTTCGCCGTGCAGGATATCGCCGAGGGCGAAACCATCATCGAATATGTGGGCGAAATCATCACCTGGAAGGCCGCCCAGCGCCGCCACCCGCACGACCCCAAGGACCCGAACCATACCTTTTACTTCCATGTGGACGAAAAGCGGGTCATCGACGCCAAGGTCGGCGGTAATTCGTCGCGCTGGATCAACCACTCCTGCGACCCGAACTGCGAGGCGGACGAGGAGGACGGCCGGGTCTTCATCAAGGCCCTGCGCAACATCCGCGCGGGCGAGGAGCTCAACTATGACTACGGCCTCATCATCGACGAGCGCTACACGCCCAAGCTGAAGGCCGAGTACCCCTGCTGGTGCGGCTCGCGCAACTGCCGCGGCACCCTGCTTGCGCCCAAGCGCAGGTAA
- a CDS encoding sensor histidine kinase, protein MKIFQREQRSLFGEILDWMLTPLLLLWPVSLALTWLVAQSIAGKPFDRALEFNVQALAQLVTVQSQRVVFNLPQPARELLRADDSDLVYYQVLGPGGEFLSGERDFPHPPEEETPVPGETRLRDEEMRGLDVRVAYTWVRLELPGAPVSLVQVAETREKRSVLATEIIKGVMLPQFVILPMAVLLVWLALVRGIKPLSQLEERIRARKPDDLSPLDDKTVPLEVAPLVSSVNDLLTRLKDSIATQKRFLADAAHQLKTPLAGLRMQADLAQREQFNAEELKQSLKQIGRSSIRATHTVNQLLALARAESSGQSIARQPCDLAALTMETVRDFLPRALERHIDLGYDGAQPGAPGATLQGNPTLLKELIRNLIDNAIAYTPSDAQHPGVVTARVLADPYGQVLVLQVEDSGPGIPASERELVLQPFYRSLGTNVDGSGLGLPIVLEIARQHAATLELEDAHPGVTPPGTRVNVRFVLSPA, encoded by the coding sequence GTGAAGATTTTCCAGCGCGAGCAGCGCTCCCTTTTCGGCGAGATCCTCGACTGGATGCTCACGCCGCTGCTGCTGCTGTGGCCTGTGAGCCTCGCGCTCACCTGGCTCGTGGCCCAGAGCATCGCGGGCAAGCCCTTCGACCGCGCGCTGGAGTTCAACGTGCAGGCGCTCGCGCAGCTCGTCACGGTGCAGAGCCAGCGCGTCGTGTTCAACCTGCCGCAACCGGCGCGGGAACTGCTGCGCGCGGACGACTCCGACCTCGTCTACTACCAGGTGCTCGGGCCCGGCGGCGAATTCCTCTCGGGCGAACGCGACTTCCCGCATCCGCCCGAGGAGGAAACACCCGTGCCGGGCGAAACGCGGTTGCGCGACGAGGAGATGCGCGGCCTCGACGTGCGTGTGGCTTACACCTGGGTCCGCCTGGAACTGCCCGGCGCGCCGGTGTCGCTGGTGCAGGTGGCGGAGACGCGCGAGAAGCGCTCCGTGCTCGCCACGGAGATCATCAAGGGCGTGATGCTGCCGCAGTTCGTCATCCTGCCGATGGCGGTGCTGCTCGTGTGGCTCGCGCTCGTGCGCGGCATCAAGCCCCTGTCGCAGCTGGAGGAGCGCATCCGCGCCCGCAAGCCCGACGACCTGAGCCCGCTGGACGACAAGACCGTGCCGCTCGAGGTGGCGCCGCTCGTGTCGTCGGTGAACGACCTGCTCACGCGCCTGAAGGATTCGATCGCGACGCAGAAGCGTTTCCTCGCGGACGCCGCACACCAGCTGAAAACGCCGCTCGCGGGCCTGCGCATGCAGGCCGACCTCGCGCAGCGCGAGCAGTTCAACGCCGAGGAGCTCAAGCAGTCGCTCAAGCAGATCGGCCGGTCCAGCATCCGCGCGACGCACACCGTCAACCAGCTCCTGGCGCTGGCGCGCGCGGAGAGCAGCGGCCAGTCGATCGCGCGGCAGCCCTGCGACCTCGCGGCGCTCACCATGGAGACCGTGCGCGATTTCCTGCCCCGCGCGCTGGAGCGCCATATCGACCTCGGCTACGACGGCGCGCAGCCGGGTGCGCCGGGCGCGACGCTGCAGGGCAACCCGACGCTGCTCAAGGAGTTGATCCGCAACCTGATCGACAACGCCATCGCCTACACGCCCTCCGACGCGCAGCACCCCGGCGTGGTGACGGCCCGCGTGCTGGCCGACCCGTACGGCCAGGTGCTCGTGCTGCAGGTGGAAGACTCGGGCCCCGGCATTCCCGCGAGCGAGCGGGAGCTGGTGCTGCAGCCCTTCTACCGCTCGCTGGGCACCAACGTCGACGGCTCGGGCCTGGGCCTGCCCATCGTGCTGGAAATCGCGCGTCAGCACGCGGCGACCCTCGAACTCGAAGATGCGCACCCGGGGGTCACGCCACCGGGGACGCGCGTCAATGTTCGGTTCGTGCTGTCACCAGCGTAG
- the recA gene encoding recombinase RecA: MDAQVKGTRIAADSEKTKALQAALAQIDKQFGKGTIMRLGEGEKLEDIQVVSTGSLGLDIALGVGGLPRGRVIEIYGPESSGKTTLTLQVIAEMQRQAGTCAFIDAEHALDVQYAQKLGVNLSDLLISQPDTGEQALEICDSLVRSGAVDLIVIDSVAALTPKAEIEGEMGDSLPGLQARLMSQALRKLTATIKKTNCMVIFINQIRMKIGVMFGSPETTTGGNALKFYASVRLDIRRTGTIKKGEESIGNETKVKVVKNKVAPPFKTAEFDILFGEGISRHGEIIDMGVTAHVLEKSGAWYAYNGEKIGQGRDNAREFLRENPELAREIENKVRDSLGIPLLPADAEAE, translated from the coding sequence ATGGACGCTCAAGTCAAAGGCACCCGCATCGCAGCCGACAGCGAAAAGACCAAGGCCCTGCAGGCCGCCCTGGCCCAGATCGACAAGCAGTTCGGCAAGGGCACCATCATGCGGCTCGGCGAAGGCGAGAAGCTGGAGGACATCCAGGTGGTCTCCACCGGCTCGCTGGGCCTGGACATCGCGCTGGGCGTCGGCGGCCTGCCGCGCGGCCGCGTGATCGAGATCTACGGCCCGGAGTCCTCCGGCAAGACCACGCTCACGCTGCAGGTCATCGCCGAGATGCAGCGCCAGGCCGGCACCTGCGCCTTCATCGACGCGGAGCACGCGCTGGACGTGCAGTATGCGCAGAAGCTCGGTGTCAACCTGTCGGACCTGCTCATCAGCCAGCCCGACACCGGCGAGCAGGCGCTCGAGATCTGCGACAGCCTCGTGCGCTCGGGCGCCGTGGACCTGATCGTCATCGACTCGGTCGCGGCGCTCACGCCCAAGGCCGAAATCGAAGGCGAGATGGGCGATTCGCTTCCCGGCCTGCAGGCGCGCCTGATGAGCCAGGCCCTGCGCAAGCTCACCGCCACGATCAAGAAGACCAACTGCATGGTCATCTTCATCAACCAGATCCGCATGAAGATCGGCGTGATGTTCGGCTCGCCCGAAACCACCACCGGCGGCAACGCGCTGAAGTTCTACGCCTCCGTGCGCCTGGACATCCGCCGCACCGGCACGATCAAGAAGGGCGAGGAGTCCATCGGCAACGAGACCAAGGTCAAGGTCGTGAAGAACAAGGTCGCGCCCCCGTTCAAGACGGCGGAATTCGACATCCTCTTCGGCGAGGGCATCAGCCGCCACGGCGAGATCATCGACATGGGCGTCACCGCCCACGTCCTGGAGAAGTCCGGCGCCTGGTACGCCTACAACGGCGAGAAAATCGGCCAGGGCCGCGACAATGCGCGCGAGTTCCTGCGCGAGAACCCCGAGCTCGCCCGCGAGATCGAGAACAAGGTGCGCGACTCCCTGGGCATCCCGCTGCTGCCGGCGGACGCCGAAGCGGAGTAA
- a CDS encoding biotin--[acetyl-CoA-carboxylase] ligase, which produces MIWQGEALWEAVAPLLPGFTVEVLPEIGSTNTELMRRARAGQLEPVLLVAEQQTAGRGRLGRDWSSSAGASLTCSFGFPLAPSDWSGLSLAVGASLAESLHPSIRLKWPNDLWLSDRKLAGILIETASFGDGRDARRYAVVGVGINIEPREAAGLSTPPAWLQEVWPDATAPEALMRIAVPLVRTVLAFETFGFAPFQARFNARDALRDRPVVLSDGTAGTAHGACETGALLVHTSGGMKTVTSSDVSVRAAGSGPGA; this is translated from the coding sequence ATGATCTGGCAGGGTGAAGCGCTCTGGGAGGCGGTCGCGCCCCTGCTGCCCGGCTTCACTGTCGAGGTCCTTCCCGAGATCGGCTCGACCAATACCGAGCTCATGCGCCGGGCCCGCGCCGGGCAGCTGGAGCCCGTGCTGCTCGTGGCTGAACAGCAGACCGCCGGGCGGGGCCGGCTGGGCCGGGACTGGTCCAGCAGCGCGGGGGCCTCGCTGACCTGCTCCTTCGGCTTCCCCCTGGCGCCCTCCGACTGGTCGGGCCTGTCGCTCGCCGTGGGGGCGAGCCTCGCCGAGAGCCTGCATCCGTCCATCCGGCTCAAATGGCCCAACGACCTGTGGCTCTCGGACCGCAAGCTCGCCGGCATCCTGATCGAGACGGCCAGCTTCGGCGACGGGCGCGACGCGCGGCGCTATGCCGTCGTCGGCGTGGGCATCAACATCGAGCCGCGGGAGGCCGCCGGGCTGTCCACGCCGCCGGCCTGGCTGCAGGAGGTCTGGCCGGACGCGACCGCCCCGGAGGCGCTCATGCGGATCGCGGTGCCGCTCGTGCGGACGGTGCTCGCCTTCGAGACCTTCGGCTTCGCACCGTTCCAGGCGCGCTTCAATGCCCGGGATGCCCTGCGCGACCGGCCGGTGGTGCTGAGCGACGGCACGGCAGGCACCGCGCATGGAGCCTGCGAGACGGGCGCGCTGCTCGTGCATACTTCCGGCGGCATGAAGACAGTGACCAGTTCCGACGTGAGCGTCCGCGCGGCCGGCAGCGGCCCCGGCGCCTGA
- a CDS encoding glutathione S-transferase family protein, which translates to MTLKLYFAPGACSFVPHTLLETAGADFEPALVKLHKGENLTPEYKAINPRGQVPVLVDGDQVITQIVAIVNHLDQKFPDAGFLPRDPLARTRVLETLAWMNNTVHPTFTHVFMPHKFSDDAQAQAAVKTHGAKLYGGMLAELEAMAVQAGAGFLGGERFGPLDAYALTLLRWGGFAGYDPQGYPALWALVQRVAALPGVARAIERERLQLNVYKA; encoded by the coding sequence ATGACGCTCAAGCTGTACTTCGCGCCCGGCGCGTGTTCGTTCGTCCCGCACACCCTGCTGGAAACCGCCGGCGCCGACTTCGAACCGGCGCTGGTGAAGCTGCACAAGGGCGAGAACCTCACGCCCGAGTACAAGGCGATCAACCCGCGCGGCCAGGTGCCGGTGCTGGTGGACGGCGACCAGGTGATCACGCAGATCGTGGCGATCGTGAATCACCTCGACCAGAAGTTTCCGGACGCCGGCTTCCTGCCGCGCGACCCGCTCGCGCGCACCCGCGTGCTCGAGACGCTGGCGTGGATGAACAACACCGTGCATCCCACGTTCACGCACGTGTTCATGCCCCACAAATTCAGCGACGACGCGCAGGCGCAGGCGGCGGTGAAGACCCATGGCGCGAAGCTGTACGGCGGCATGCTGGCCGAGCTCGAGGCGATGGCGGTGCAGGCGGGCGCGGGCTTCCTCGGCGGCGAGCGCTTCGGCCCGTTGGATGCGTACGCGCTCACGCTGCTGCGCTGGGGCGGCTTCGCCGGCTACGACCCGCAAGGCTATCCGGCGCTATGGGCACTGGTGCAGCGCGTGGCCGCCTTGCCGGGCGTTGCCCGGGCGATCGAGCGCGAGCGGCTGCAGTTGAACGTGTACAAGGCATAG
- a CDS encoding MarR family winged helix-turn-helix transcriptional regulator yields MDGSWRLTHLGRLLGHAGRRFDQRVLNLMADNVEVPLALANLAARAQVSAAHIHVTRHLALEGSRLTDLAQSAGISKQAMGDLVDQCEAWGLVTREPDPVDARARRVCFTPTGLAWLGAFRDAVAQAEAEFRAEVGDEVAAVVAIGLEAYAGAWSTTPSQR; encoded by the coding sequence ATGGACGGCAGTTGGCGGCTCACCCACCTGGGCCGGCTGCTGGGCCATGCCGGACGCCGCTTCGACCAGCGCGTGCTCAACCTCATGGCCGACAACGTCGAAGTCCCGCTCGCGCTCGCCAACCTCGCCGCGCGTGCGCAGGTGAGCGCGGCGCACATCCACGTCACCCGGCACCTCGCGCTGGAAGGCTCGCGGCTCACCGACCTCGCCCAGAGCGCCGGCATCAGCAAGCAGGCGATGGGCGACCTCGTGGACCAGTGCGAAGCCTGGGGCCTCGTCACGCGCGAGCCCGACCCCGTGGATGCGCGCGCGCGGCGCGTGTGCTTCACCCCCACCGGCCTCGCCTGGCTCGGCGCCTTTCGCGACGCGGTCGCGCAGGCCGAGGCGGAGTTCCGCGCGGAGGTCGGCGACGAGGTTGCCGCGGTGGTCGCGATCGGGCTGGAAGCGTATGCCGGCGCGTGGAGCACGACGCCTTCGCAGCGATAG